The Desmonostoc muscorum LEGE 12446 genome includes a region encoding these proteins:
- a CDS encoding hydrogenase small subunit — translation MTNVLWLQGGACSGNTMSFLNAEEPTVCDLIADFGIKILWHPSLGLELGDNLQALLRDCISGTIPLDILVFEGSVVNAPNGTGEWNRFADRPMKDWLADLAKVAQFIVAVGDCATWGGIPAMSPNPSESEGLQYLKRQEGGFLGKDFVSQAGLPVINIPGCPAHPDWITQILVAIATGRIADIALDELHRPQTFFNTYTQTGCTRNVHFAYKASTAEFGQRKGCLFYDLGCRGPMTHSSCNRILWNRVSSKTRAGMPCLGCTEPEFPFFDLKPGTVFKTQTVMGVPKELPPGVNKKDYALLTMVAKDAAPPWAEEDFFTV, via the coding sequence ATGACTAACGTACTATGGCTACAAGGTGGTGCTTGTTCAGGCAACACCATGTCATTTCTCAACGCCGAAGAACCGACGGTCTGCGATTTAATTGCCGACTTTGGCATCAAGATACTTTGGCATCCATCCTTAGGATTGGAATTAGGCGATAACTTACAAGCACTGCTGCGGGATTGCATTTCTGGCACAATTCCCCTAGATATTTTGGTATTTGAAGGCAGCGTTGTCAACGCGCCCAATGGCACTGGCGAATGGAATCGGTTTGCCGATCGCCCCATGAAAGATTGGTTAGCAGATCTGGCCAAAGTTGCCCAATTTATCGTCGCTGTGGGCGACTGTGCCACCTGGGGAGGAATTCCCGCCATGTCACCCAACCCCAGCGAATCGGAAGGCTTGCAGTATCTCAAGCGTCAAGAAGGTGGCTTTTTAGGCAAAGATTTCGTCTCCCAAGCCGGATTACCAGTAATTAACATACCTGGATGTCCCGCACATCCCGATTGGATTACGCAGATATTAGTGGCGATCGCCACCGGACGCATCGCCGACATAGCTTTGGATGAACTGCATCGTCCTCAAACCTTCTTCAACACCTACACCCAAACAGGTTGTACCCGCAACGTCCACTTTGCCTACAAAGCATCAACCGCCGAATTTGGTCAGCGTAAAGGCTGCCTATTTTATGATTTGGGTTGTCGCGGTCCCATGACCCATTCCTCCTGCAACCGCATCCTATGGAATCGCGTCTCCTCCAAAACCCGCGCCGGAATGCCTTGTTTAGGTTGCACAGAACCAGAATTTCCCTTTTTTGACCTCAAACCAGGAACCGTATTTAAAACCCAAACAGTCATGGGGGTTCCTAAAGAATTACCGCCAGGAGTCAACAAAAAAGACTACGCCTTACTCACAATGGTGGCAAAAGATGCAGCACCACCTTGGGCAGAAGAAGACTTTTTTACAGTTTAG
- a CDS encoding tautomerase family protein, which yields MPFITVQIAKGHSIEKKRQLVKAITDALVATLNSKPEWITIHIDEFERENWAVGGQLHSDKHSGRHEEKGR from the coding sequence ATGCCATTTATTACAGTTCAAATTGCCAAAGGACACTCCATCGAAAAAAAGCGTCAACTAGTTAAAGCCATCACCGATGCCCTTGTTGCCACTTTGAATTCCAAACCAGAATGGATAACTATTCACATCGACGAATTTGAACGTGAAAATTGGGCAGTTGGAGGACAACTACATTCTGACAAACATAGTGGTAGACACGAAGAAAAAGGTAGATAA
- a CDS encoding Rpn family recombination-promoting nuclease/putative transposase, which translates to MKTDSIFYRIFQSIPSTFFELINQPAQLASAYQFSSVEVKQLAFRIDGVFLPNTPDLPIYFAEVQFQPDKKLYSCLFTEIFNYLDKTELTNNWRGVVIFPNRSVDTGNTERYTEILNSQRVTLVYLDELSSIEASSIGIQTVKLIVEPESTATTKAIEIVNSARQQIPDVATIREIIQLIETILIYKLPRLTQEEIGKMFGLNELKQTRFYQDVFAEGKQEGKQEGREEGRQEGRQEGRQEGKQEGKLETIPQLLGLGLSIEQIAQVLGLDEQLVRQAAQPKS; encoded by the coding sequence TTGAAAACAGACAGTATCTTTTATCGCATCTTCCAAAGTATCCCCAGCACTTTCTTTGAACTGATTAACCAACCAGCACAATTAGCTAGTGCTTATCAATTTTCCTCAGTGGAAGTCAAACAACTGGCATTTAGAATCGATGGCGTATTCCTGCCAAATACACCAGACTTACCGATTTATTTTGCCGAAGTCCAATTTCAACCAGACAAAAAATTATACTCATGTTTATTCACCGAAATCTTTAACTATCTCGACAAAACCGAATTAACTAACAATTGGCGTGGTGTTGTCATCTTCCCGAACCGCAGCGTTGATACTGGAAATACCGAAAGATATACAGAAATACTCAACTCACAACGAGTGACTCTCGTCTATCTTGACGAATTAAGCTCAATAGAAGCATCATCAATCGGCATACAAACAGTTAAGCTGATCGTTGAACCTGAATCAACTGCGACAACAAAAGCTATAGAAATAGTCAACAGTGCCCGACAGCAAATCCCAGATGTCGCTACTATTAGGGAAATTATACAATTGATAGAGACGATATTAATTTACAAGTTGCCGCGATTGACCCAGGAGGAGATAGGAAAAATGTTTGGATTAAATGAGTTAAAGCAAACTAGATTTTACCAAGATGTTTTTGCAGAAGGTAAACAAGAAGGCAAACAAGAAGGTAGAGAAGAAGGTAGACAAGAAGGTAGACAAGAAGGTAGACAAGAAGGTAAACAAGAAGGTAAGTTAGAAACGATACCTCAGTTATTAGGGCTGGGTTTAAGTATTGAGCAGATAGCTCAAGTGTTAGGTTTGGACGAACAACTTGTTAGACAAGCTGCACAACCAAAATCTTAA
- a CDS encoding HypC/HybG/HupF family hydrogenase formation chaperone — protein MCLGIPGQIIEITNVNHKLAIVNVGGVKREVNIACIVDEQHPPEACIGDWVLVHVGFAMNRINEEEAAETLELLQELAAAK, from the coding sequence ATGTGTTTAGGAATTCCCGGTCAAATTATAGAAATTACCAACGTTAATCATAAATTAGCTATTGTTAATGTTGGTGGAGTTAAGCGCGAAGTCAATATTGCTTGTATTGTGGATGAACAACATCCACCTGAAGCTTGTATTGGAGATTGGGTATTAGTGCATGTTGGCTTTGCGATGAATCGAATTAACGAAGAGGAAGCAGCAGAAACATTAGAGTTGTTGCAAGAATTAGCAGCAGCGAAATAA
- a CDS encoding NifU family protein, with the protein MSNLEELVQEINRFEAIISEWDESQRCVAVGLKRAIEALHKAALTNLIKNLKQESMPALRHAVSDEVVYAVLLYHELVKPPKPPLAERIQTALEEVRPGLKSHNGDIELVEIKPPDTVEVRLIGTCSSCPASTLTLSQGVEQAIKNHCPEITKVIAVNHNSTVNTANSSLISPFSGRLTSTWIKVATLEQVPELGVLAVQLAGTSLILHRQGVKFTCYRNACAHLGNPLEDGKVENGILTCPYHGFQYNLERGECLTAPDVSLQSYPVKIKGDKVFVKLQKF; encoded by the coding sequence ATGTCCAACCTTGAAGAATTAGTTCAGGAAATTAACCGCTTTGAGGCAATTATATCCGAGTGGGATGAAAGCCAACGGTGTGTAGCAGTAGGCTTAAAAAGAGCAATTGAAGCTTTGCACAAAGCAGCATTGACTAATTTGATTAAAAACCTAAAACAAGAATCAATGCCAGCTTTGCGTCATGCTGTTAGTGATGAAGTAGTATATGCAGTATTGCTTTATCACGAATTAGTTAAACCACCAAAACCACCACTAGCGGAGCGCATTCAGACAGCCCTTGAAGAAGTTCGCCCAGGGCTAAAAAGCCATAACGGGGATATAGAATTAGTGGAAATTAAACCACCAGATACAGTAGAAGTTAGGTTAATAGGAACTTGCAGCAGTTGTCCAGCTTCTACTTTAACTTTATCTCAGGGAGTAGAACAAGCAATTAAAAACCATTGTCCTGAAATCACCAAGGTTATCGCTGTCAATCATAACTCTACTGTTAATACTGCAAATTCTAGTTTAATCAGTCCATTTTCTGGGCGATTAACTTCTACTTGGATAAAAGTAGCAACTCTCGAACAAGTTCCTGAATTAGGTGTGTTAGCAGTACAACTTGCTGGTACTTCGCTAATTTTACATCGCCAAGGTGTTAAGTTTACTTGTTACCGTAATGCTTGCGCTCATCTAGGCAATCCTTTGGAAGATGGTAAGGTTGAAAATGGTATTCTTACTTGTCCTTACCACGGATTTCAGTACAATTTAGAGAGGGGTGAATGTTTAACTGCACCTGATGTTTCGCTTCAGTCATATCCAGTAAAGATTAAAGGTGATAAGGTCTTTGTGAAACTGCAAAAATTTTGA
- the hypD gene encoding hydrogenase formation protein HypD has translation MKYVDEFREREKAEALRREIAKLCDGLEKPIKIMEVCGGHTHSIFKYGIEEILPDRIELIHGPGCPVCVMPKGRLDDAIAISQNSNVIFATFGDAMRVPGSKTSLLQARAQGADIRMVYSPLDSLQIAKDNPNKQVVFFALGFETTAPSTAFTILQAAAEEIPNFSMFCNHVLVIPALKALLDNPDLQLDGFVGPGHVSMVIGTEPYEFISQQYNKPIVVSGFEPIDILQSIWMLLQQLVENRCQVENQYNRIVQKAGNKVALEAINKVFAVRESFDWRGLGDIPYSGLKIQPEYAQFDAELKFTIPNLKVADHKACKCGEILKGVLKPWECKVFGTACTPQTPIGTCMVSSEGACAAYYKYGRLSTMAKKIIAEKPKVTITQEPLPACGFSLD, from the coding sequence ATGAAATACGTTGATGAATTCCGCGAAAGAGAAAAAGCAGAAGCCTTACGTCGGGAAATTGCAAAATTATGCGACGGACTAGAAAAACCTATCAAAATTATGGAAGTGTGCGGCGGGCATACCCATTCTATATTTAAATATGGCATTGAAGAAATTTTACCCGATCGTATTGAACTAATTCATGGGCCTGGTTGTCCAGTATGTGTTATGCCAAAGGGGAGATTAGATGATGCGATCGCCATCTCTCAAAATTCTAACGTTATCTTTGCCACCTTTGGCGATGCCATGCGGGTTCCTGGTTCCAAAACAAGCTTACTGCAAGCCAGGGCACAAGGCGCAGACATCCGTATGGTGTACTCTCCCCTAGATAGTCTGCAAATTGCCAAAGATAACCCCAACAAACAAGTAGTTTTCTTCGCCTTAGGCTTTGAAACCACAGCCCCCAGCACCGCCTTTACCATCCTGCAAGCCGCAGCTGAAGAAATTCCTAACTTCAGTATGTTTTGCAATCACGTCCTTGTGATTCCCGCCCTCAAAGCACTATTAGATAATCCCGATTTACAACTTGATGGATTTGTTGGCCCTGGTCATGTCAGCATGGTAATTGGTACTGAGCCTTATGAATTTATTTCCCAACAATATAATAAGCCAATTGTCGTTTCAGGATTTGAACCTATAGATATTCTCCAATCAATTTGGATGCTGTTGCAGCAGCTAGTAGAAAATCGTTGCCAAGTCGAAAACCAATATAATCGAATTGTCCAAAAAGCCGGGAATAAAGTAGCACTAGAAGCCATCAATAAAGTATTTGCTGTGCGAGAGAGTTTCGATTGGCGCGGCTTGGGCGATATTCCCTATTCCGGATTAAAAATTCAACCTGAATACGCTCAATTTGATGCCGAACTTAAATTTACCATTCCTAATCTCAAAGTAGCCGACCATAAAGCTTGTAAATGTGGAGAAATTCTCAAAGGAGTATTAAAACCTTGGGAATGCAAAGTATTCGGGACAGCTTGCACACCCCAAACACCCATTGGTACTTGCATGGTATCTTCTGAAGGTGCTTGTGCAGCATATTACAAATATGGACGACTCTCTACTATGGCTAAAAAAATAATAGCTGAAAAACCAAAAGTAACCATCACACAAGAACCTCTACCCGCCTGTGGTTTCTCTTTAGACTAG
- a CDS encoding nickel-dependent hydrogenase large subunit, with amino-acid sequence MTIQSLDISPVGRVEGDLDVRVDIEHGRVVNAWTHAELFRGFEVILRGKDPQAGLIVTPRICGICGGSHLTCASWALDTAWETEVPRNAILARNLGQIVETIQSIPRYFYGLFAIDLTNKKYRHSRFYDEATRRFAAFTGKSYELGITISAKPVEIYALLGGQWPHSSYMVPGGVMCAPTLTDITRAWAILEYFRTNWLEPVWLGCSLERYEEIQSYDDFLDWLDEDRNHRESDLGFYWRMGLDIGLDRYGAGVGKYVTWGYLAHEDKYQKPTIEGRNAAMIMKSGVYDSFADTHTLMDQSFTRENTTHSWYDEGTADIHPGDRTTKPTANNTKDFDNAYSWASAVLHKDFGRLEAGPLARQLVAGGKHGESWQHYDPFILDVFKRMGGASIHVRQLARVHEIVKLYRQAEHCLREFKLNDPWYIKPKEKDGKGWGATEAARGSLCHWVEVEGGKIKNYQVIAPGTWNIGPRDGEGIRGPIEEALIGTPIYDSSDPVEVGHVARSFDSCLVCTVHAHDAKTGEELARFRTA; translated from the coding sequence ATGACAATTCAATCATTAGATATATCGCCCGTTGGTAGAGTTGAAGGCGATTTAGATGTGCGAGTTGATATCGAACATGGGCGGGTAGTCAATGCTTGGACTCATGCCGAACTATTTCGCGGATTTGAAGTTATCTTACGCGGTAAAGACCCCCAAGCCGGATTAATTGTCACGCCTCGAATTTGCGGAATTTGCGGTGGTTCTCACTTAACTTGTGCATCTTGGGCATTAGATACAGCTTGGGAAACAGAAGTTCCACGCAATGCAATTTTGGCCAGAAATCTCGGTCAAATTGTGGAAACAATCCAAAGTATTCCTCGTTATTTTTATGGATTGTTTGCCATTGACTTAACTAATAAAAAATACCGCCATAGTCGCTTTTATGACGAAGCTACCAGACGCTTTGCTGCCTTCACTGGTAAATCTTACGAATTAGGCATAACAATTTCCGCCAAACCTGTAGAAATTTATGCACTATTGGGCGGACAATGGCCCCACAGCAGTTATATGGTGCCCGGTGGTGTGATGTGCGCCCCCACACTCACAGACATTACCCGCGCTTGGGCAATTCTGGAATATTTCCGCACCAATTGGTTAGAACCAGTGTGGTTGGGTTGTTCTTTAGAACGGTACGAAGAAATCCAAAGTTATGATGACTTTTTAGACTGGTTGGATGAAGACCGCAATCATCGAGAATCCGACTTGGGTTTTTATTGGCGCATGGGTTTAGACATCGGTTTAGATAGATATGGTGCTGGTGTTGGTAAATATGTCACTTGGGGATATTTAGCCCATGAAGATAAATACCAAAAGCCGACCATTGAAGGACGAAACGCGGCGATGATTATGAAAAGTGGAGTGTATGACAGCTTCGCAGACACTCACACCTTAATGGATCAGTCCTTTACCCGCGAGAATACGACTCACTCCTGGTACGATGAAGGGACAGCGGATATTCATCCTGGCGATCGCACCACTAAACCCACTGCAAATAATACCAAAGACTTTGATAACGCTTATTCTTGGGCAAGTGCCGTCCTCCACAAAGACTTCGGGCGTTTAGAAGCCGGTCCCTTAGCGCGTCAATTAGTCGCAGGTGGCAAACACGGCGAATCTTGGCAACACTACGACCCCTTCATCCTCGATGTCTTCAAGCGGATGGGTGGTGCTAGTATTCATGTGCGTCAATTAGCACGAGTTCACGAAATTGTCAAGTTATATCGCCAAGCCGAACACTGTTTACGCGAATTTAAATTAAACGACCCTTGGTATATCAAACCCAAAGAAAAAGATGGCAAGGGTTGGGGTGCAACGGAAGCAGCGCGGGGTTCTTTGTGTCATTGGGTGGAAGTAGAGGGCGGTAAGATTAAAAATTACCAAGTGATTGCGCCTGGTACTTGGAATATTGGCCCTCGTGACGGTGAAGGAATCCGTGGTCCCATTGAAGAAGCTTTAATTGGCACACCCATTTACGATTCTAGCGATCCGGTGGAAGTTGGTCATGTGGCGCGATCGTTTGATTCTTGTTTAGTGTGTACAGTCCATGCCCATGATGCCAAAACTGGTGAGGAACTAGCGCGTTTTCGGACTGCTTAA
- the hypF gene encoding carbamoyltransferase HypF, whose product MVSEEIRVRGTVQGVGFRPTVYRLAKVCGLGGDVCNDGEGVLIRVSGSEEAITEFVAKLQTECPPLAKINELIRTPYAGKLNIDDFVISSTVNSAIKTQIAPDAATCPQCQKEIFDPFSRFYRYPFTNCTHCGPRLSIIRAIPYDRCNTSMSAFVMCSECAKEYHDVENRRFHAQPVACHACGASAWLERADGKAVTASMFSMLDDVDAVCTLLQKGEIVAIKGLGGFHLACDATVEVAVEKLRYRKNRYHKPFALMARDIEVIEQYCTVNVKEKELLTSPAAPIVLLRKKAVGIEVEEKLSHSANFNIAVSVAPGQNTLGFMLPYTPLHHLILRRMNRPIVLTSGNIADEPQCIDNDEAREKLGTIADYFILHNRDIINRVDDSVVRVVGEKVQTIRRARGYAPAAISLPPGFEDVPQILAMGSELKNTFCLLREKEAIVSQHLGNLENAAAFQSYRETLSLYLNLFEHKAEVIAIDKHPEYLSSKFGKELADINKITINPIQHHHAHIAACMAENNIPLDSPPVLGIALDGLGYGEDGTLWGGEFLLADYRKFQRLATFKPVGMIGGEKAIYQPWRNTYAQLIASNLWGDCEEKYADLEIVNFLKNKPIKLLNQLIDKGIHSPPTSSVGRLFDAVAAAIGIYRDECSYEGQAAIAMEALVNVNSLNNDKEMLIYPFEFSFSDSIYCIDSRPMWQALLHDLQQEIPQQIIAAKFHKGLAHAIVEMVKRLCQENLIHQVVLTGGVFQNCIFLEEVSKSLETLGINVLTHSLVPANDGGLSLGQAVITAAQLRR is encoded by the coding sequence ATGGTGTCTGAAGAAATTAGAGTTCGCGGTACTGTTCAAGGAGTAGGATTTCGCCCTACTGTATATCGTCTTGCTAAAGTTTGCGGTTTGGGTGGAGATGTTTGTAATGATGGTGAAGGTGTTTTAATTCGCGTATCTGGTAGTGAAGAAGCAATAACTGAATTTGTTGCTAAATTACAAACAGAATGTCCACCGTTAGCAAAAATTAATGAACTTATAAGAACTCCTTACGCAGGTAAATTGAACATTGATGATTTTGTGATTTCTAGTACCGTAAATAGTGCAATTAAAACACAAATTGCCCCTGATGCAGCAACTTGTCCACAATGTCAAAAAGAAATATTCGACCCTTTTAGCCGCTTTTATCGTTACCCTTTTACTAACTGTACTCATTGTGGCCCTCGCTTGAGTATTATTCGTGCCATTCCTTATGACAGATGCAATACCAGTATGTCTGCGTTTGTCATGTGTTCCGAATGTGCGAAGGAATACCACGATGTCGAAAATCGCCGTTTTCATGCCCAACCTGTAGCTTGTCATGCTTGCGGTGCTTCAGCTTGGTTAGAACGCGCTGATGGGAAAGCGGTTACTGCTTCTATGTTCTCGATGTTAGATGATGTTGATGCCGTTTGTACCCTATTGCAAAAAGGTGAAATTGTCGCAATTAAAGGGTTAGGTGGTTTTCATTTAGCTTGCGATGCAACTGTGGAAGTTGCTGTGGAAAAATTGCGATATCGCAAAAATCGCTATCATAAACCCTTTGCTTTAATGGCGCGGGATATTGAAGTAATTGAACAATATTGTACTGTAAATGTTAAGGAAAAAGAATTATTAACAAGTCCTGCTGCACCGATTGTTTTATTACGGAAGAAAGCAGTGGGAATAGAGGTGGAGGAAAAACTTTCACATTCTGCGAATTTTAATATTGCAGTTTCAGTGGCGCCAGGACAAAATACCCTTGGTTTTATGCTACCTTATACGCCGTTACATCATTTAATTTTGCGGCGGATGAATCGTCCAATTGTTTTAACTAGTGGCAATATTGCTGATGAACCGCAATGTATTGATAATGATGAAGCAAGGGAAAAATTAGGGACAATAGCTGATTATTTTATTCTCCATAATCGGGACATTATTAATCGGGTAGATGATTCGGTGGTGCGGGTTGTTGGCGAGAAAGTTCAAACAATTCGGCGTGCTAGAGGATATGCACCAGCAGCGATTAGTTTACCACCAGGATTTGAGGATGTGCCGCAAATTTTAGCAATGGGTAGTGAGTTAAAAAATACCTTCTGTTTATTGCGAGAAAAAGAAGCAATTGTTTCACAACATCTGGGAAATTTAGAAAATGCTGCGGCTTTTCAGAGTTATCGAGAAACTTTAAGTTTATACTTGAATTTATTTGAACACAAAGCAGAAGTAATTGCCATCGATAAACATCCTGAATATTTATCAAGCAAGTTTGGTAAAGAACTTGCAGATATAAACAAAATTACAATTAACCCAATTCAACATCATCACGCCCACATTGCCGCTTGCATGGCGGAAAATAACATTCCTTTAGATTCGCCTCCAGTATTAGGTATTGCTTTAGATGGTTTGGGTTATGGCGAAGATGGTACACTCTGGGGCGGAGAATTTCTTTTAGCAGATTACCGAAAATTTCAGCGACTAGCAACATTTAAACCAGTGGGAATGATTGGTGGTGAAAAAGCAATATATCAGCCTTGGCGTAATACTTATGCCCAATTAATAGCCTCTAATCTTTGGGGTGATTGCGAAGAAAAATATGCTGATTTAGAAATAGTTAATTTTTTGAAAAACAAGCCAATAAAGCTACTTAATCAACTCATTGATAAAGGAATTCACTCTCCTCCAACTTCCTCAGTGGGGAGGTTGTTCGATGCGGTGGCAGCAGCTATCGGTATTTATAGAGATGAATGTAGCTATGAAGGACAAGCTGCGATCGCAATGGAAGCTCTAGTCAATGTTAATAGCTTAAATAATGATAAAGAAATGCTAATATATCCTTTTGAATTTAGCTTTTCAGATAGTATTTATTGTATAGACTCACGTCCAATGTGGCAAGCTTTACTCCATGACTTGCAGCAAGAGATTCCACAACAAATTATAGCTGCTAAATTTCACAAAGGTTTAGCTCATGCGATTGTGGAGATGGTTAAACGTCTTTGTCAAGAAAATCTGATTCATCAGGTTGTTTTAACAGGAGGAGTATTTCAAAATTGTATATTTTTAGAGGAAGTTAGTAAATCTTTGGAAACATTGGGAATAAATGTATTGACTCATAGCTTAGTTCCAGCTAATGATGGCGGGTTATCTTTAGGGCAAGCAGTTATTACGGCTGCACAATTAAGAAGATAA